The Deltaproteobacteria bacterium sequence TTATATCCATTATTGCAACAGAAAAATCCTGTGACTTCAGCATTTCAAGGGCGGTCTTGCCGTCACGCGCCTCTGCTGTGTCTATCTTCTTGTCCTTGAACATTTGCTGAAGGACCCACAAGATGCCTTCGTCATCATCTGCTATCAAAACCTTTTTTTTCATTTTTAACTCCAAACTCCGTAAGGGTGTAATGCCTTACGCCCCTACATCAAACTCACAACTGCTTTTCCGCTATCGGCAGAAATATTGAAACAACAGTCCCTTTCCCGGGATTACTGTCTATTTTGAAGAAGCCTCCGTGTTCCTTGATAATCCTGAATGACAAGGCAAGGCCAAGTCCGCTCCCCTTTGCCTTTGTTGTAAAAAACGGCGTGAATATCTTCTCCATGTTTTCCTTTGATATGCCGCAGCCGTTGTCTTTTATCTCTACAGAGGCCATTTTAGCAGCCCTGTATCCCTCCTCAACAAGGTGAAAGTCTGTAAGCATTCTGGTATTTACCATTATTTCGCCATTTTTATCAACTGCCTCAATGGAATTTTTTATAAGGTTTAAAAATACCTGAATCAGATGTTCTTTATCTCCTAAAACCTGCGGAAGGCTCGGGTCATAACTTTTTATAAGATGCGCTGCCTTACCCTCTGTCATGGTGTTCCCAAGCAATATAACCGTATCTAAGACTTCGTGGATATTGATAGGCAGAGGTTTTATCCTTCGAGGATTTGCAAAGTCCAGAACCTCTTCCAGTATTTTATTCAGCCTGTCAACCTCTCTTATAATAATGTCTGTATATTCGGTCAACCCCTTTTCCCTAACCTTTCTTGACAAAAGCTGGGCAGCGCCCCGGATGCCGCCGAGCGGATTTTTAACCTCATGAGCAATGCCTGCGGCAAATGTGCCGAGAAAGGCAAGCCTGTCCTTTCTTACAGATTCCTCCTTAATGGATTTTATGCCTGAAAGGTCTCTTAAAAGCGCGACCGCCCCGATTATTTCTCCATTCGGGTTAAGCACAGTTGATGTAGTCACGCGCACAGGCGCCATCCCTCCCATTCTCTGACTGATTATATTTTCATGCTCTATAAAGACCTTGCCTTGGTTTAAGGTTTTTTCCAGCATGTCTGTAAGCCATGTATCTTTTGAAAATATGTCTTTTAACGGCCTCCTGATGGTTAATGCCCTTGACAGTCCTGAAATCCTTTCAGCGGCCTGATTATAGACAGTAATAAGCCTTTCTGTATCTATCCCTATAACCCCTTCACCAAGGTATTCTATGATATTTTCACAGATATTTGTCTGTTCCATCTTCCTACTCCCTACCGTCTACCGCTTTTCTAAATCCCATGCTTGATGTCATCTCTATAAGCGTTCCTCTGACATCGCCGAATAATATTAAATCTTTTGCTGTAGCTTGAATTGGTATAAGTTCTTTTGTGAATCGCACCTCCAGCTTTCCTGTCTGCGAGCCGAAAAGTTCCTTGTCTATTACTATATCGGCAAGATAATCTATTTCCGCATGGTCCGGGTTTATCCTTGCAGCCTTTTCTCCGTCTGTTGCAATCCTCACATATATGGTGGACACATTCTTTTTGGGAAATGTCGGCACATTAAATTCCTTACCCGATGCTATCTGACCATAAACACCGAATCTGAAATTATAAAAACCTGTAAGCGGATCGTCGTAATACCCGCGTGTAGGCAGGGGTTCTTCCGCCCCCTTGTCCTCTTGTCCGCCGCCCCAGCTTTTCCATCTGTAAGTCCTTTTATTGTAATCCACTATGGTGTAGCCCTCCCTTACCTTGTCTCCTATATGGACAATCTTTTCAACCTTCGTTGTCCTGAGCCTTCTGCCTTCTTCCCATTCTTCAACGTATGTAGTATAGATGTCCTTTCTGTATTTTGTGATAAAACCTATAAGTCCCATTGTCTCTGCCTGAAGCGTTATCTTGTAATTCCCCCTGTTCAGCCTGTGTATGCCTATCTTGCCGGTTGCGGCCTTCTTAAACCACCAGAAGCCTATATTGTAGGTAAATTCCTCGCCGTCAAAATATTCGCCGATGGTTGGTTGTTTTTTGATAATGTCAGCGCTAACTGAAGTTGCTGAGCCTGATGGAAGAATATAAACGAAACTAACAAGAAGAAAAAAGGGAACAAGCTTGATAAGAAATGACCTTCTAAATATGTTCATGCAATATCTTTATCAAAAACAGCATCAAAAGGCAAGAAGACAGGGATAGACAAGACGCAGAAATAAACTTGTATGTTTAATGCGATTTTTGATAGTATCAGAAAATTGAATGAGGGTAAAAAATGATAGCAAAGGTGTTTAGCGGAGCGGTTTTAGGCATAGATGCGTATATTGTAGAGGTTGAGGTGGATACTGCCTTTGGCCTTCCTGTCTTTTCCACAGTCGGTTTGCCTGATAATGCTGTTAAAGAGAGCAAGGACAGAGTAAGGGCAGCCTTGAAGAATTCAGGATATGAATTTCCCGCAAAACATATAACAGTGAACCTTGCGCCTGCGGATGTGAAAAAGGAGGGGACAACATTTGATCTGCCGGTAAGCATCGGGATTCTGACTGCTGAAGGGATTGTAAAAAAGGAAAGACTGTCTGATTATATGATCTTAGGCGAGCTCTCTCTGGACGGAAGGGTGAAACCTGTAAAAGGTGTTTTGCCAATGGCTGTTGCCGCAAAGAGGGAGGGCTTTAAAGGCATAATCCTTCCAAAGGAAAATGCCGAAGAGGCTGCCCTTGTGGATGGCATAGAGGTCCTTGGCATAGAAAATCTTTCACAGCTTGTGGAGTTTTTAAATGGCAATATTGAAATCCATGCCTGCAGGATAGATATTGAAACATATTTTAAAACTGATGGAGAATCGTACGTTGATTTGAATGAGGTAAAAGGCCAGGAACATGTAAAAAGGGCAATAGAGATAGCAGCGGCAGGCGGCCACAATCTCCTTATGATAGGACCACCTGGTTCAGGCAAAACCATGCTTGCCAGGCGCATGCCGACTGTCCTGCCAGACATGACATTGGATGAGGCAATAGAGACAACAAAGATTCACAGTGTCGCAGGGGTTTTGGACGGAAAAAGGGCTTTAGTAACAGCAAGGCCGTTTAGAAACCCGCATCATACAATCTCAGATGCAGGTTTGATCGGCGGCTCCCGCATCCCTAAGCCCGGCGAGGTTTCCCTTGCCCATAACGGCATTTTATTTTTGGATGAACTGCCTGAGTTTAAAAAGAATGTGCTTGAGGTGTTAAGGCAGCCCCTTGAGGACGGCAGGGTTACAATATCAAGGGCAGCCATCTCTCTTACCTATCCATCCGGTTTTATACTGATTGCAGCTATGAACCCGTGTCCCTGCGGCTTTCTCGGAGACCCACATAAGGAATGCCATTGCACGTCGATGCAGATTCAAAAATACAGGTCAAAGATTTCAGGGCCGCTCATGGACAGGATTGATATCCACTGCGATGTGCCTGCTGTCAGATTTAAAGAGCTTTCAAGCGATACAAAGGGCGAGTCCTCAAAAGATATAAAGGCAAGGGTTGATATAGCAAGAAAGATTCAGACAGAGCGGTTTGCAGGCTATCCTAAACATGAAGGCAGAAGGCTTTATTCCAACAGCCAGATGGCAGGACGTCATATAAAAAAGTTTTGCGGGATAGGTGATGATGGCAAAAGGCTTCTGGAAATGGCTGTGGACAAACTTGGCTTGTCAGCGAGGGCATACACCAGGATATTAAAGGTTGCGCGGACAATAGCTGACATGGAGGGCGAGGAGCGGATAAAATCTCATCATCTTTCAGAGGCGATACAATACAGGAGTTTGGACAGGGGGATGGTGTAAGGAGAACAATTATCAAGCTTTTCAAAAGAAAATTGGAAGAGAGAGAGGAGCGATTTATTGCAGATTTTAGAATAAAGAGGATAAAGGGATGGAGGAGGTATCCATCAGGAAGGCTATATCGGCAGGGGGTTTTATTTTTTTCGATGTTTGATAATTATTTTCCCCCTGTCCCCTTGCGGCGGGGATTACGTTGCCGCAAGGCATTGTATATGGGAGCGTCATGGCGATGGCCCCTTATCTATGCCCTGGGTTGGGGCTGCTATCCTCATCCTGTCCATGATTTCGCTGTCATGAAGCAAATCTTTTATCAGATTATGCATAAGAGTCGCGAGCGCGGTATTTGCGCTCCACTTTGACAGCTCCGACCTCTGGAACTCTTTCGACCACGAACCATCCTCTGAAGAAAGCGTTAACTTCATCCTGCCTTCAACGCCCCAAAGACCACTTTCCCACCATACATCGCTTACCTTGACATAAATCTTGGCGGGGCTTTCCGCGGAAACCTCCACGCCTCTTTTCGCCAATTCCTCTGCGTAGGCCACAAGAAAAACATCGGTCCATTGCTTGTAATTCGCGTAGTGTTTATGTTTAATTGGAACGATTATAGGGAAAACAATGACGATGTTCCAGTAGCTTTTGATTAAATGACGTTCGTTATCCGTCTGGCCGTTAATGAGTTGAACCGAATGTTTTTCCTCTAACACGCCCACAGTATCCAACCCTATTTCGGCGACTTTGCTGGGCGAGAAGACATGCGAACACCCGGAAATAAGCATGACGGCCGTTGGCAAAAACACATAGTAAAGGTTTTTTTTCATAAAAAAGCCTCCTTATAAGCTTTTTAAAATGGATATTTAATTAAGTTATAACAGAAGACGTGGTATTGTCAACCCCAATTCTCCTGCATGTGGTAGCAAAGTAAAACTGTCAGGGTATAACTGCAACAAGATAATGTCAGGGTATGGAAAAAGTGAGCCTGACAATGAAAGAATTAAAGAGAGTAGAAGTGATTCAAAAAGCGGTATCAGGAGAGATAACCGTCATGGAAGCAAAAGAGTTTCTTGGATTGAGTGAAAGGCAAGTTTACCGGTTAAAGTGTTCTTTCAAATTGAAAGGAATGAAAGGGCTTATACATGGTAACAGAGACAAAATCTCCCCAAGACGTTTAGACAATGAAATATGTGAAAAGGTTGTGAAACTGGCAAAGGGGGAATATGAAGGGTATAACGATTCCTTTTTTACCGAGAGATTAGGAGAGGAGGAAGGCATTCAAATAAGCAGGGAAAAGGTAAGACAAATCCTGCGTAAACAGGGCATAGTCCCAAAAAGAAAGAGAAGGCGTCCAACGCAGGACAAGAAGAGATAGGAAGCCTCAATCAGGCATGATGCTGCAAACAGATGGAAGCCGGCATGACTGGCTTCAGGGCAGAGGAGAATATCTTACCCTCATAGGAGCTATCGATGATGCAACCAACGAGGTTCCGTATGCCCTGTTCGCTCCCTACGAGACTACTGAAGGTTATATGAAGATGCTTATTGAAATAGCGAAAAGGAAGGGCTTGCCTCTTTCTCTTTATGCGGACCGGCACAGCATATTTCAAATAGAGAGGCATACACCTACCATTGCCGAACAGTTAAATGGAAAGCCTGACAAGACCCAATTAGGCAGGGCATTGGATGAACTGGGAGTGCAACTCATTCCTGCAAACTCTCCTCAGGCCAAGGGTCGCCAAGAGCGTTTGTGGGGGACTTTTCAGGACAGACTCGTATCTGAACTAAAACGATTCAATGCCAAAACCCAAGATGAGGCAACTGCTGTGCTTTTGAAATTCCTGCCGGATTATAACCGCAAGTTTATGGTAGAGCCTGCCGATAAGAAATCGGCATGGAGAAGTATTGACAATATAGACCTGCATAAGTATTTCTGCATGAAATACAACCGTGTTGTGGGAAATGACAACACCATATCGTTTATGAACGAAAAGATACAGATATGGAGTTCAAAAACAAGATACAGCTTTGCAAAGGCCAAAGTGGATGTGCATCATTTAATAGATGGAAAGATTAGAATATTTTATAAGGGAGAATTGATTGCAGAGGAAGAAGGTCTTGCCAGCGCACAGCTAAATAAGAGAGAACGGTTAAGAAAAAGATCCTGTATAACAAATAAATCTAATGAAAGGATTTCCTTGCAACCCTGACATTTTCATTTTGCTCTTAACCTGACATATTGACTTTGCTGCGACACCCCAATTCTCCTGCGGGTTCAGGTTTGCAACCTGAACCCGAATAGTTCGTATAAAGCAAACATGAATTATTGGGGAGCAGGTTACAAACCTGCTCCCGCAAATCTATGCCATCAATAAGGATTGCGAAAAAGTGTAATTCGGGTTTTTATTATCTTACTTTCACTATCAGAAACTGGTATTACATATTTGACAGGCACAACCGTTTTGAGATACTTGCGAAATCTTTAAAATATTGTCAAAAACACAAAGGTCTTAAATTGTATGCCTATGTATTTATGCTTAATCACATACACCTGATTGTATCATCCGATGATATGATCTGTTTTGTCCGGGACTTTAAAAAGTTCACCTCAAAAGAAATTCAGAAGAATATCATTGCGACAGAACCAAATGTTTTGAGTCTCTTTGATGTCGGGAGCGGCAAGTATGAATTTTGGGAACGGACTAATATGCCGAAGCTAATTGAACAAGAGGAGTATTTATTTCAAAAGGTAATATACATTCATTCAAATCCAGTGCGAAAACAGTATGTGAAACGTCCTGAAGACTGGGTATGGTCATCGGCAAATCATGAGAGCATGGTTTTGGTTGAACCGTTGCCGATATGAAATTTAGGGTTCAAGTTGCAAACTTGAACCCGCAGAGGGGTTTAATAGTTTGTTGAAAAAGATTTGAATATAAAGTTCTTATAGTATAGAATTGAAAGGAAAAGGAGGCGCTCATGCGAGCAACACAAAAAGAGAAAGACATAGTGCATGTCAAACAGTATGTAACCGATGCAAAAGGGCATAAGATGGCTGCGATTCTTGATATAAAAGAATTAGCAAGAGTCCATGAACTGCTGGAAGACCTTGCAGACCTGAAGGTTATTGAAGAAAGGGTGTATGAACTCGTCATCAAAAATTCCGCAAAGAAAGAACTCGATGATATTCCTGCTGCTCAATTCTTAAAGATTGATGCCGCCATTCTGTCATTAAATACATCCCGTTCATTTCCTTTCAAAACTTCAGAATAATCGTGGGAAAAGTAAGTGCAAAAAAATGAATGCAAAAAAACATTGACATATTTTAATATATTTGCTAATTTAAAATAACCATTCGGATTGAGACACCCTATATTGATAACTTTTTTCATATCTCATCACTAAACAACCCAAATGCTATTACCTTTAACAATCCCAGAGATAGGTTGAAAATCAGAGAAAAGACATTTACCGCTTGAAAATTTATTCTAACCTAATAACAACGCCAGCCATAGGCAGGCTATATAAATGGTAACATACCTTACCGTAATCAAATCAAATTTGTTTTTAGAGACAGTACGCAGTGAAGCAGTGCGCAGGTTATCTACTGCCTGCAACTCATACGATACTGCTCACTATTAAAAAGAGGAGTGATTTATGAATCTTAAAGAACTAAAAGAAAAAAAGATTGGCGAGCTTACATCGCTTGCCAAGCAGTACAATATAGAGGGCGCTGCGAGCATGAGGAAGCAGGATATGATCTTTGCGTTGCTTCAGTCACAGTCAGAGCAGAATGGCCTGATATACAGCGAAGGTGTTCTTGAAACCCTGCCGGACGGGTTTGGTTTTTTGAGGGCGCCTGACTATAACTACCTTCCCGGACCAGACGATATATACATATCCCCATCACAGATCAGAAGGTTTAATCTAAGGACAGGCGATATTGTGTCAGGCCAGATCAGGCCGCCAAAAGAAGGAGAAAGATATTTTGCCCTTCTCAAGGTAGAAAAGGTAAATTATGAAGACCCTGATGTTGCCAAAGATAAAATACTTTTTGACAACCTTACACCCTTATATCCTCAGGAAAAAATAAGGCTTGAACTGCCAGGCAAAAAAACAGATCTCTCTATGAGGATAATGGATTTTTTCACGCCAATCGGCAAGGGGCAGAGGGGTCTTATTGTATCTCCGCCAAGGGCAGGCAAGACAGTACTTTTACAAAAGATTGCCAACAGCATAACAACCAACCATCCTGATGTTGTCCTTATTGTGCTTCTCATTGATGAAAGGCCTGAAGAGGTTACTGATATGCAACGTTCTGTGAAGGGAGAGGTTATAAGTTCCACCTTTGATGAGCCTGCGCAGAGACACGTCCAGATGAGGTTATGAGGGACACATCCCATTTATAGGTAAATAGGATAAACAGCCCCAGGGACTTTGAATAGTATTTTGAAACAGGCAAAATTAAAGGGAGAGTAAGATAGGCATCCCCCTATTTTTTATTGAAGCCAATTTGAATCGGTAGAAAACGGTCAAACTGAACCAAAATTATTTTTCTGTGTAAAAGGAGCGATTTGACAATCATATATATGTGATATACAATATATACAAATATATATTCGGGAGGCAGAGACATGACAACACAAATGATCGTAAGGATAGATGAAGGGGTCAAAAACAGGCTTAATAGACTTGCAAGGCTTGAAGGCAAGACAACAAGCGAAATGGTCAGGGAACTGATAGAGGAACGTATTAAAGAACGCGATATCGGCGCATACGTTGATGACCTGTGGAATAGAATCGGCAGGAAATTAAAAGCAAAAGGTGTAACGGCTGCAATAATAGACAAGGCTGTCAAAGAGGCGCGAAA is a genomic window containing:
- a CDS encoding helix-turn-helix domain-containing protein, which translates into the protein MKELKRVEVIQKAVSGEITVMEAKEFLGLSERQVYRLKCSFKLKGMKGLIHGNRDKISPRRLDNEICEKVVKLAKGEYEGYNDSFFTERLGEEEGIQISREKVRQILRKQGIVPKRKRRRPTQDKKR
- a CDS encoding DUF3108 domain-containing protein, which produces MNIFRRSFLIKLVPFFLLVSFVYILPSGSATSVSADIIKKQPTIGEYFDGEEFTYNIGFWWFKKAATGKIGIHRLNRGNYKITLQAETMGLIGFITKYRKDIYTTYVEEWEEGRRLRTTKVEKIVHIGDKVREGYTIVDYNKRTYRWKSWGGGQEDKGAEEPLPTRGYYDDPLTGFYNFRFGVYGQIASGKEFNVPTFPKKNVSTIYVRIATDGEKAARINPDHAEIDYLADIVIDKELFGSQTGKLEVRFTKELIPIQATAKDLILFGDVRGTLIEMTSSMGFRKAVDGRE
- a CDS encoding YifB family Mg chelatase-like AAA ATPase, giving the protein MIAKVFSGAVLGIDAYIVEVEVDTAFGLPVFSTVGLPDNAVKESKDRVRAALKNSGYEFPAKHITVNLAPADVKKEGTTFDLPVSIGILTAEGIVKKERLSDYMILGELSLDGRVKPVKGVLPMAVAAKREGFKGIILPKENAEEAALVDGIEVLGIENLSQLVEFLNGNIEIHACRIDIETYFKTDGESYVDLNEVKGQEHVKRAIEIAAAGGHNLLMIGPPGSGKTMLARRMPTVLPDMTLDEAIETTKIHSVAGVLDGKRALVTARPFRNPHHTISDAGLIGGSRIPKPGEVSLAHNGILFLDELPEFKKNVLEVLRQPLEDGRVTISRAAISLTYPSGFILIAAMNPCPCGFLGDPHKECHCTSMQIQKYRSKISGPLMDRIDIHCDVPAVRFKELSSDTKGESSKDIKARVDIARKIQTERFAGYPKHEGRRLYSNSQMAGRHIKKFCGIGDDGKRLLEMAVDKLGLSARAYTRILKVARTIADMEGEERIKSHHLSEAIQYRSLDRGMV
- a CDS encoding ATP-binding protein, with amino-acid sequence MEQTNICENIIEYLGEGVIGIDTERLITVYNQAAERISGLSRALTIRRPLKDIFSKDTWLTDMLEKTLNQGKVFIEHENIISQRMGGMAPVRVTTSTVLNPNGEIIGAVALLRDLSGIKSIKEESVRKDRLAFLGTFAAGIAHEVKNPLGGIRGAAQLLSRKVREKGLTEYTDIIIREVDRLNKILEEVLDFANPRRIKPLPINIHEVLDTVILLGNTMTEGKAAHLIKSYDPSLPQVLGDKEHLIQVFLNLIKNSIEAVDKNGEIMVNTRMLTDFHLVEEGYRAAKMASVEIKDNGCGISKENMEKIFTPFFTTKAKGSGLGLALSFRIIKEHGGFFKIDSNPGKGTVVSIFLPIAEKQL
- a CDS encoding ribbon-helix-helix protein, CopG family is translated as MTTQMIVRIDEGVKNRLNRLARLEGKTTSEMVRELIEERIKERDIGAYVDDLWNRIGRKLKAKGVTAAIIDKAVKEARKKQG